The Polyangium mundeleinium genome contains the following window.
GATCACCACGTCGTCTTCGCGAACGCCGACCCCTCGCTCGGCCGTAAGGGGATCACCGCGTTCTACGTCCCGAAGGGCGCGCCCGGCCTCACGCTCGAGCCGCTGCCGATGAGCGCGCATCCGCTCGGCCGCTTGCGCCTCGAAGGCTGCCGGGTGCCGAATGAGCACGTGCTCGGGCACGTCGGCGCGGGCTTCCGCATCGCGATGGAGACGCTCGACGCGTTCCGCATCTCCGTCGGCGCGGCCGCGAACGGGATGGCCGCGCGGGCGCTCTCGGCGACGCTCGATCACGTCAAGCGTCGGCGCCAGTTCGGGGCGCCGCTCGCGGATCGGCAGATCGTGCAGGCGTACCTCGCGGAGATGGCGACCGAGCTCGACGCGGCGCGGCTCCTCGTGGCGCGCGCGGCGCACCGGCGCGACACCACGGGCGAGCGCGTCACGAGCCTGGCGGCGATGGGCAAGATGTACGCGACCGAGGCGGCGCAGCACATCATCGACAAGGCCGTGCAGCTCCACGGCGGGATCGGCGTGCTCGAAGGGAGCGTGGTCGAGCGGCTTTATCGGGAGATCCGGCCGCTGCGCATCTACGAGGGGACCACGGAGATCCAGAAGCTCGTCATCGCGAAGGCGCTGCTCGGCTGAGCCGTCGTCCCGGGCGCCGACGGGATCGTCGACCCGCCCGACGGGATCGTCGACATGCCTCGACGACTTCGTCGACCCCGACGACGAGGTCAGTGACCTGCCCGACGAAGTCATCGACGCGGACGACGTGATCGTCGATCTGCCTCGACGACTTCGTCGACCCCGACGACGTCTTCCTCGACCCCGAAGACGAGATCGTCGGCCTGCCTCGACGACTTCGTCGACCCGGACAACGCGGTCGCCGGTCCGCCCGACGACATCGTCGACCTGCCTCGACGACTTCGCCGACATGCCCGGCGCTGCCGACCGGCTTGCCTTGCGTCTTGCCGCGCCCCTTGCTCCGTGTCTCCCTCCCCCGTCCCGCCATGTGGAAGCCAAAGGAGCGCATCCGCCATCCCCTCCCCGAGGACCGGCCTCCCACGGCCGAGGAGGCCGCTCGCTCGCGCCTCTTCTCGCCGCTCACCCTCGCCTCCGGCCTGACGCTCGCCGCTCGCACGTGGGTGCCCGCCATGGTCCCCTGGCGCGCGACCGAGGAGGGCTTCGTCACAAAGGACGTGCTCGACTGGTACGGCCGCTTCGCCGAGGGAGAGCCGGGGGCCCTCGTCGTCGAGGCCACCGGGATCCGGGACGTCCCGAGCGGGCCGCTCCTGCGCATCGGACACGACCGCTTCGTCCCCGGCCTCGCCGAGCTCACGCGCCGCGTCCGCGAACAGAGCGGCGGCCGCACCCGCCTCTTCGTCCAGATCATCGACTTCCTCCGCATCCGCCGCCGCCCCCCGCGCGAAAAATTCCTGGAGACCCACCTCGTCCTCACGCCCACGCACCGAAAGAACCTGGCGCGCGAGACCGGGGACGCCGGGTGGGCCGAGGCCCCCGACGCAAGCCTCCGCGCCTTCTTGCGGACCACGAGCGACGAGGTCCTCGATCGGATCCTCGATCCCCGCGAGCTCGAAGCCCTCCGCTTCGGGGCACGCGAGCGCGTCAC
Protein-coding sequences here:
- a CDS encoding acyl-CoA dehydrogenase family protein, producing MSARFTLSVPDLAPFFEARHHELATRLQGEHLDVLATTEDATEVARLLGDPLGLYAYLVPEAYGGATTGRPMDLAYIDVRALVLVREALGQISAQADSIFAVQGLGTYPILLGGSQDLIAEVVPDVVRGRRLGAFALTEPEAGSDVASLRTVARKDGEGWVLDGEKTLISNVPIADHHVVFANADPSLGRKGITAFYVPKGAPGLTLEPLPMSAHPLGRLRLEGCRVPNEHVLGHVGAGFRIAMETLDAFRISVGAAANGMAARALSATLDHVKRRRQFGAPLADRQIVQAYLAEMATELDAARLLVARAAHRRDTTGERVTSLAAMGKMYATEAAQHIIDKAVQLHGGIGVLEGSVVERLYREIRPLRIYEGTTEIQKLVIAKALLG